The sequence GATCCTGCGTGCCGGAAGCGCCCAACCGGAGCAGCGGTGATGGAGCTTCGATGCAAGGGAATACGTGTCACCGTCGAAGCGGCTCTCGATGCTGCAAACGACGATCGAATCGTGATTGAGCCCGCTGGCGGTTCGTGAGTTGCCACGAGCCGACGCTGCCCTCGATGTGATACCTGATCGAAGTGGAAGTCGGTCGCATCCTCGCCGATCGTTACGAGATCGCACGGCCATTGGCTGATGGCGCCATGAGCACGGTGTGGGTGGCGGTTGATCGCGAGAGCGGCGCCGACGTTGCGATCAAAGCGATATCGCTCGATGCAGCAGGCTGGCGCGCCGAAGTGCGTGATCGCTTCATGAAGGAAGCGCGTCTTCTCACACGCGGCAAGCACGAGCACCTGGTCGGTGTGCGTGCCGTGGGCGAGACCGAAGACGGCTTTCTTTATTTGGTGCTGGATTTGCTCGAAGGCGAGACGTTGGCAGCGCGTTTGTCACGTGAAACGAAACTCGAGTGGCAAGAAGCAGCGGCACTTGCACTCGGCATCACGCGTGGTGTTGCGGCTTTGCATCGCGCCGGCATCGTGCATCGTGATCTCAAGCCGGCGAACATCGTGCTGCACTGCAGGAACGCAGGCATCGTGCCCACGATCATCGACCTCGGCATCGGAAAAGCAGCCGCGGCTTTGGGCGATCCGGAATTGTGCGCGACGCTCACGGCGACGGGGCAGGTGCTCGGAACACCGCAGTACATGAGTTACGAACAAGCTTTGGGGCAGCGCGACATCGATGCTCGCACGGACGTGTGGGCGCTCGGCGTCATTCTCTACGAGATGCTCGCGGGCACGCGACCGTTCGAGGCTCCAAACACCAACGCCGTGCTTGCGGCAATCCGGCGCAACGCCGTCAAACCGATACGCCAAGCTGCGCCGAATGTTCCCGACGCCTTGGAGCGCATCGTCGAACGTTGCTTGAGCACCGATCGATCGGCGCGCTTCAATGATGCCGAAGCGCTCGCACGAGAGCTCGAATTGGCCATGAAACAACCGCAAACGGTGGCGAATGCGCGTCCATCACGCAGCCGACGCGTGTTTGTCGTGGCACTCGCGGCAGCAGGCGCGGTGTCGACCATCGTCATGTTCGCCGTGGTCCGAACAACGACGGATTCCAATCCTTCGGCGCCCGAAATTTCTGCAAGTGTCAGCCAAGCGTTGACGTCGCACCCGACGAGCAACCCGTCGTCGAGCGTGCCTCTCGCAGTTCCAATCTCGGAACCGCCGCCTTCGAGCACGCCTCCCACCATTGTTCCAAGCGCACGCAAGGTGCCAACTGTGCCGAAGCGAAACGGCGCGCCTGTCACTCGAGTGGATGAAGCGGGCTTTTGAGGATTCGCGCCACTTCATGGACATCAAGGCGCGCGAAGCAAGCTCGACGATAACCGTGCTAGACAGCCAAAAAGTTATTGCCCCTTGGAAATGAGCCGTGACTGAATCTACTGGCCCGAAGCTTCCGTCGACCGAAGTCGCGCCGCGCCCAACACGTAGTGGCGGTGAGGTTGCACGTTTGGTCGTCACACAGGGTGCGAGCGCAGGAAAGATGCTGCTCGTCACGCGCGCCCGCGTGACCGTGGGTCGTCATCCGACCAATGATCTCGTGGTCGTCGACCCTCGCGTATCCGCAACGCACATCGAGATCGAACGTCGGCCTGAAGGGCGCATCCTCGTACGTGACCTAGGAACGACGAACGGCACCTTTCTAGGTACGCATCGTGTGATCGAATGCGAAGTTGGTCCGGGCGCACTGCTCAAGATGGGTGATTCGCTCGTGCGAGTCGAAGTCGATGATCGCGCTGAACCCGAACGTGGAAGTGATGCGGTTCGTTTTGGCGGACTCATCGGCGTGTCGAGCGAGATGCGGGAGCTATTCGCAACGCTCGAGCGAGTCGCACGAACCTCGCTCACCGTGCTTGCCCAAGGCGAGACGGGCACGGGCAAAGAGGAACTTGCTCGAGCGATCCACGCAGCATCGTCGCGCAATGCTGGCCCCTTCATTGTGCTCGACGCAGCCACGCTTCCACCAACGCTGACGGAGAGCGTCCTTTTCGGGCACGAGCGCGGTGCGTTCACGGGTGCGGACGCGCGTCACATCGGTACGTTCGAGCGGGCGCACGGCGGGACGTTGTTCATCGATGAGATCGGCGAATTGCCCCTGGATGTGCAGCCCAAGCTGCTCCGCGTGCTCGAGAGCCGAAGCTTCACTCGCGTGGGCGGGCACGAAGTCATCCCTGTGGACTTTCGGCTCATCGCAGCAACTCATCGTGATCTGCGCGCCGAGATCGATGCTCATCGATTCCGCGAAGATCTCTACTTCCGTTTGGCCGAGGCACGCGTCGTCTTGCCGCCCTTGCGAGCTCGCCCCACAGACGTCCCGATCTTGGTGCAACACTTCTTGGAGGATCTCTCCACGACTGAACAATCGCTCACGATTTCCGAGGAAGCCCTGCGCAGTTTGTCTCTACGTAAATGGCCCGGAAACGTCCGAGAATTGCGCAACGTCATCGCGCGTGCGGCCGCGCTCTGTCAGGACGAACAAATCACGGAACAGGATCTCGCGGGTGAGGGATTCGGCTTCCGTGGAAGCGACGCCGAACGGGAACCGTTGGACCTCCAAGGAACGTTCGCCGAAGCGAAGTCTCGCGCGGTCGATCGATTCGAGCGGGCGTACCTGGATGCGCTCGTTCGTCGTTGCGGCGGCAATCTATCGAAGGCGTCACGACAGGCGGATATCGCGCGGAATCATCTTCGCGCGCTGCTCAAGAAGCGCGGGCTGTACGACCCGGGCGACACTTGAAACCGCTCAAATCGTCAGCGTTTCGATGTGCTGGCCCCACACGCCACGAAGCACATCGCTGATTTCACCGACGGTCGCTCCACGTTTTACCGCGTCGAGGATCGGCGGCAGGAGGTTGTCCGAACCACGTGCAGCACGATCGACGACACCGAGCGCTTCGCTTTTCTCGGGGCGATCGTGCTCGCTGCGCCATTGCCGAGTGCGCTCGGTTTGTTCCTCTTCGACACGAGGATCGATCTTCATCACGGGGATGGGAGCGCTTTCGCCGAGGTAATCGTTGAGGCCCACGATGACTCGCTTCTTCGATTCGATGTCGAGCTGATAGCGGTACGCCGCTGCCTGGATCTCACGCTGCACGTACCCTTGTTCGATGGCGCTCACCATACCGCCCATCTCGTCGATGCGGCGGATGTACGCACGCGCGGCTTGTTCGAGACGCGTCGTCAACGCTTCGATTGCGTAACTTCCGGCAAGCGGGTCGACGAAGTCGGCGACGCCCGACTCGTTCGCGATCACCTGCTGCGTACGGAGTGCGAGCGTTGCGGCTTCGGTCGTTGGTAGTCCAACGGCCTCGTCATAGCTGTTCGTGTGCAGCGACTGACACCCTCCGAGGACAGCAGCCATGGCCTGGACGGCAACGCGTACGACGTTGACCATGGGCTGCTGCGCCAGGAGTGTCATGCCCGCGGTTTGGCAATGGAAACGCAGCGCTTTTGCTTTGTCCGTCTTTGCGCCGAATCGCTCGGTCATGACGGATGACCATAGCCGTCGAGCCGCTCGGAACTTTGCGACCTCTTCGAGCAAGTTGTTGTGACCGTTGAAGAAAAACGAAAGCTGACCGCCGAAGTCGTCGACATCGAGCCCCGCATCGACCGCCGTTTGCACGTACGCGATGCCGTCGGCAAGCGTGAAGGCGATCTCTTGGGCAGCGTCACACCCTGCTTCGCGCATGTGATAGCCGCTGATGGAAATCGTGTTCCAGTGAGGAACTTCCTTGGAGCAGAAAGCAAATATGTCGCTGATCAAACGAAGTGATGGCCGCGGCGGGTAGATGTACGTTCCCCGTGCCACGTACTCCTTCAGGATGTCGTTTTGAATCGTGCCGCGGAGTTTGTCTCTCGGAACGCCATTCTCATCGGCAACTGCAACGTAGAGCGACAAGAGGATCGCTGCGGTCGAGTTGATGGTCATCGACGTCGAGATGCGATCGAGCGGCAAACCTGCGAGCAGTCGGCGCATGTCACCGAGCGAATCGATGGCAACGCCAACGCGACCAACCTCTCCTTTTGCGAGCGCATGATCGGAATCTCGACCCATCTGCGTCGGAAGATCGAACGCGACGGAAAGGCCGGTTTGTCCCTGCCCGAGCAAGTAGTGGTAACGCTCGTTCGACGCTTCTGCGGTGCCGAAGCCGGCGTATTGCCGCATGGTCCAAAGGCGCCCGCGGTACATGTTCGGTTGCACGCCACGCGTGAACGGCGGCATGCCTGGAAAGCCGAGATCGCGCGCCGGATCGAAGCCAAGCGCTTCGAGTGTCGAGGCATCGTAGAGGTCGTCGGCGTCGACGCCCCCAGATCCCGGTTCGCCTGCAAGCAACCCGACGCGAGGTCGTGCTGCCTTGCGTGATTTTGCAAGTCGCGCCTCGAATTCGGCGCGGTCCGACGAATCGTCTGAGCTCTTCATGTTTGTCTAGTGTGGCTCATCCACGAGCCTTGACGAGTCGGGTGAGCGCATCACCCATCGCTCTTGCAAGCTCGTCCATCCTTCTGGTGCCCGACAGCGTATCGCGAAGCTCGTCGGCAACGAGCATCGCTGCGACTTTGCCTCCCACGCGCACCGTTGCAACGGCGACGTCTCGGCTCGACGTTCCCATGACGGCGAGAAGTGCCTCGTGGGCACGCGTCTTGGGGATTGGGCCGAGATAGATGGAAGTGGCCATCGCCGTGGCCATGATGCTCGGTTGATCGTTTGGAATGACAACCTTGCGCAATGCCTCCGGTGACCCAAAAGCTTCGTTGCACATCCAACCGTGAAACGCATCGCGCTTGGCCGTGAAGAGCGCAACGCGATGCGCGAACAGCGACATGCAGCGAAACGCGAGGTCCACGATCGCGTCGCGATTCGTCACGCTCGCGAGCGCCGAGATGGTCGCCTTCACATCGACCATCGACGTGGGCGGAGGAAACTCGACGAGCGTCGCGCGCTGAGGCACGTCGTCGAAGTCGTTCTCGTTGAACGTCGGCTCAGCGGCAGGCGGGGGAACGGGCGTCACCGCTTCGGGGATCGAGTTGAGCGAGATCGTTTCGACGGTCGACGCGGAGCGCGAGGACGCTTCAGGAGGGCTTGCGTGTGCCGAGACAAACGTCGTCTCGATGTCGGTATCTTCGTCAATCGCGCGCCAGGTCGGAGCTTCGTGAACGTTCACCGACGAACTTTCGGTCGGTGCCGCAAACCCCGAGCTTGCGGCAACGTCCCGCGGCGGCGATGGGTTCGTCAAACCCTTCCATGCGGAGACTTCCGGCGGAGCGAAGCCGAGCGGCGGAGGCACGGATTCGTGACCGGGTGGCGGCGCCGATGGAAACGACACGCGTTGTGGCTCTTCTTCGAACCCCAATGTTCGATTCAGTCGTCGAACAGGAGCCGCGGTTGCCTCTCGATTCGGCACGGCGGTTCCCCATGCAGCCGTTCGACCGAGCGACGGTGATTCGTCGAGCTCGGCCTCGTCACGCATGGGTGCAGGTGCACGCGCAGGCGCTCCCCATGCAGCCGTTCGTCCGAGCGACGGTGATTCGTCGAGCTCTGCCTCGTCATGCACGGGTGCTGGTGCACGCGCAGGCGCGCCCCATGCAGCCGTTCGACCGAGCGACGGTGATTCGTCCGTGTCGACATCTTCGTGCAAATCGG is a genomic window of Polyangiaceae bacterium containing:
- a CDS encoding serine/threonine protein kinase; this translates as MEVGRILADRYEIARPLADGAMSTVWVAVDRESGADVAIKAISLDAAGWRAEVRDRFMKEARLLTRGKHEHLVGVRAVGETEDGFLYLVLDLLEGETLAARLSRETKLEWQEAAALALGITRGVAALHRAGIVHRDLKPANIVLHCRNAGIVPTIIDLGIGKAAAALGDPELCATLTATGQVLGTPQYMSYEQALGQRDIDARTDVWALGVILYEMLAGTRPFEAPNTNAVLAAIRRNAVKPIRQAAPNVPDALERIVERCLSTDRSARFNDAEALARELELAMKQPQTVANARPSRSRRVFVVALAAAGAVSTIVMFAVVRTTTDSNPSAPEISASVSQALTSHPTSNPSSSVPLAVPISEPPPSSTPPTIVPSARKVPTVPKRNGAPVTRVDEAGF
- a CDS encoding sigma 54-interacting transcriptional regulator encodes the protein MTESTGPKLPSTEVAPRPTRSGGEVARLVVTQGASAGKMLLVTRARVTVGRHPTNDLVVVDPRVSATHIEIERRPEGRILVRDLGTTNGTFLGTHRVIECEVGPGALLKMGDSLVRVEVDDRAEPERGSDAVRFGGLIGVSSEMRELFATLERVARTSLTVLAQGETGTGKEELARAIHAASSRNAGPFIVLDAATLPPTLTESVLFGHERGAFTGADARHIGTFERAHGGTLFIDEIGELPLDVQPKLLRVLESRSFTRVGGHEVIPVDFRLIAATHRDLRAEIDAHRFREDLYFRLAEARVVLPPLRARPTDVPILVQHFLEDLSTTEQSLTISEEALRSLSLRKWPGNVRELRNVIARAAALCQDEQITEQDLAGEGFGFRGSDAEREPLDLQGTFAEAKSRAVDRFERAYLDALVRRCGGNLSKASRQADIARNHLRALLKKRGLYDPGDT
- a CDS encoding methylmalonyl-CoA mutase, which encodes MKSSDDSSDRAEFEARLAKSRKAARPRVGLLAGEPGSGGVDADDLYDASTLEALGFDPARDLGFPGMPPFTRGVQPNMYRGRLWTMRQYAGFGTAEASNERYHYLLGQGQTGLSVAFDLPTQMGRDSDHALAKGEVGRVGVAIDSLGDMRRLLAGLPLDRISTSMTINSTAAILLSLYVAVADENGVPRDKLRGTIQNDILKEYVARGTYIYPPRPSLRLISDIFAFCSKEVPHWNTISISGYHMREAGCDAAQEIAFTLADGIAYVQTAVDAGLDVDDFGGQLSFFFNGHNNLLEEVAKFRAARRLWSSVMTERFGAKTDKAKALRFHCQTAGMTLLAQQPMVNVVRVAVQAMAAVLGGCQSLHTNSYDEAVGLPTTEAATLALRTQQVIANESGVADFVDPLAGSYAIEALTTRLEQAARAYIRRIDEMGGMVSAIEQGYVQREIQAAAYRYQLDIESKKRVIVGLNDYLGESAPIPVMKIDPRVEEEQTERTRQWRSEHDRPEKSEALGVVDRAARGSDNLLPPILDAVKRGATVGEISDVLRGVWGQHIETLTI